A single region of the Labeo rohita strain BAU-BD-2019 chromosome 3, IGBB_LRoh.1.0, whole genome shotgun sequence genome encodes:
- the rasd4 gene encoding rasd family member 4: MSLEVKEKTEVRLVFMGAAGVGKTALIKRFLQDSFDPKHRRTVEELHSKEYEVAGVKVTINIMDTSGSYSFPAMRKLSIQNGDAFALVYSVDDPESLEAVKRLREEILEVKEDKFTPIVVVGNKKDRMQERRVSADDVLVKVELDWNNCFLEASAKENENVMEVFKELLQQANLPSRLSPALRRRRETFPKDMNLRPPMNKTNSCSVS; encoded by the coding sequence ATGTCTCTGGAAGTGAAGGAAAAGACAGAAGTGCGCTTGGTGTTCATGGGAGCCGCAGGTGTGGGGAAAACAGCCCTGATTAAACGTTTCCTACAAGACAGCTTTGACCCCAAACATCGGCGAACAGTGGAGGAGCTCCACAGCAAGGAGTATGAGGTGGCTGGAGTCAAAGTGACCATTAACATCATGGACACAAGCGGCAGCTACTCCTTCCCAGCCATGCGGAAGCTCTCCATCCAAAACGGAGATGCCTTCGCCCTTGTCTACTCTGTGGACGACCCCGAATCTCTAGAAGCTGTCAAGAGACTGCGTGAGGAAATCCTGGAGGTCAAAGAGGACAAGTTCACACCCATCGTGGTGGTAGGCAACAAAAAAGACCGGATGCAAGAACGTAGGGTGTCGGCGGACGATGTTCTGGTGAAGGTGGAGCTGGACTGGAACAACTGTTTCCTGGAGGCCTCGGCTAAAGAAAACGAAAACGTGATGGAGGTGTTTAAGGAACTCCTCCAGCAGGCAAACCTCCCCAGCCGACTCAGCCCGGCTTTACGCCGTCGCAGAGAGACTTTTCCCAAGGACATGAATCTACGACCACCCATGAACAAGACCAACAGCTGTTCAGTCTCCTAA